One genomic window of Micromonospora sp. WMMD1128 includes the following:
- a CDS encoding polyprenyl synthetase family protein — translation MTHAAPVSPVDRAGLRQRIDKALTEFLAGQRARLTAVDDGLLPVAEAIEAFVLGGGKRLRPAFGYWGYRGAGGIDSDQVVATLAALEFVQASALIHDDLMDRSDTRRGEPAVHRRFAARHRDAGWGGDAGSFGDAAAILLGDLCLVWSDELLHSAGLAPATVARARPVFDEMRTEVTVGQYLDVLTQATGDTSLDRAGKVARYKSAKYTVERPLLLGAALAGAPAEVHAAYSAYGLPLGEAFQLRDDVLGVFGDPARTGKPAGDDLREGKRTYLVAAALETLDPAGRELLLGGLGTSDLDAAGVTRLRELITASGALERTERRIATLTEGALAALTAVDLDTEARQALVDLAIAATRRTD, via the coding sequence GTGACCCACGCTGCTCCCGTCTCCCCGGTCGACCGCGCCGGCCTGCGCCAGCGGATCGACAAGGCGCTCACCGAGTTCCTCGCCGGCCAGCGCGCCCGGCTGACCGCCGTCGACGACGGCCTGCTGCCGGTCGCCGAGGCGATCGAGGCGTTCGTGCTCGGTGGCGGCAAGCGGCTGCGGCCGGCCTTCGGCTACTGGGGTTACCGGGGTGCCGGCGGGATCGATTCCGACCAGGTCGTCGCCACCCTGGCCGCGTTGGAGTTCGTGCAGGCCAGCGCGCTGATTCACGATGATCTGATGGACCGGTCGGACACCCGGCGGGGCGAGCCTGCGGTGCACCGGCGGTTCGCCGCCCGGCACCGTGACGCCGGGTGGGGCGGCGACGCCGGCTCCTTCGGCGACGCCGCCGCGATCCTGCTGGGCGATCTCTGCCTGGTGTGGTCCGACGAGTTGCTGCACTCCGCCGGCCTGGCCCCGGCGACGGTGGCGCGGGCCCGACCGGTCTTCGACGAGATGCGCACCGAGGTGACCGTCGGGCAGTACCTGGACGTGCTGACCCAGGCCACCGGCGACACCTCGCTCGACCGGGCCGGGAAGGTGGCCCGGTACAAGTCGGCGAAGTACACCGTCGAGCGTCCGCTGCTGCTGGGCGCCGCGCTGGCCGGCGCGCCGGCCGAGGTGCACGCGGCCTACTCGGCGTACGGGCTGCCGCTGGGTGAGGCGTTCCAGCTCCGCGACGACGTGCTGGGCGTGTTCGGCGACCCGGCGCGCACCGGCAAGCCGGCCGGCGACGACCTGCGCGAGGGCAAGCGGACGTACCTGGTGGCGGCGGCCCTGGAGACGCTCGACCCGGCCGGCCGGGAGCTGCTGCTGGGCGGCCTCGGCACGTCGGATCTGGACGCCGCCGGGGTGACCCGGCTGCGCGAGCTGATCACCGCGAGCGGCGCGTTGGAGCGCACCGAGCGCCGGATCGCCACGCTCACCGAGGGCGCGCTGGCCGCGTTGACCGCCGTCGACCTGGACACCGAGGCCCGCCAGGCCCTGGTCGACCTGGCCATCGCCGCCACCCGCCGCACCGACTGA